Proteins from a genomic interval of Lycium ferocissimum isolate CSIRO_LF1 chromosome 2, AGI_CSIRO_Lferr_CH_V1, whole genome shotgun sequence:
- the LOC132034637 gene encoding phospholipase D delta-like, whose protein sequence is MSEPKKIILHGDLDLHIIEARHLPNFDITSGHLSRCFTFGGICGTPHEEHHSDHNPNNKPHHRKINTSDPYVTVSAPQTALARTRVISSSQYPFWDEHFKIPLAHPMSFLEFRVKDDDLFGAEIMGKVKIPAETIVTGEDISGWFPIIGSSGKPAKPDTALRVKMKFFPYDRNPLYKRGIASDPQHLGVRNSYFPVRKGSSVKLYQDAHVSNDVKFPEIKLENGTDFEHNKCWEDICYAISEAHHLIYIVGWSVFHKIKLIREPTRPLPRGGDLTLGELLKYKSQEGVRVLLLIWDDKTSHDKFFVNTEGLMGTHDEETKKFFKHSSVICVLSPRYASSKLSIMKQQVVGTMFTHHQKCILVDTQAPGNNRKITAFLGGLDLCDGRYDTPEHRLFGDLDTVFKDDCHQPNFPPGTKAPREPWHDLHCRIDGPAAYDVLINFAQRWRRATKWREFSFLKKTMSRWNDDAMLKIERISWILSPAFAVFKERTEIPEDDPELYVSREDHPENWHVQIFRSIDSGSVQGFPKSIGIAEEQNLISSKDLVVDKSIEAAYIQAIRSAQHFIYIENQYFLGSSYAWPSYKDAGADHLVPMELALKIASKIRSKERFCVYVVLPMWPEGDPKSTTMQEILYWQSQTMQMMYQVIARELKSMQLLDSHPLDYLNFYCLGNREANAQFSSDDDKVSDSFKFQRFMIYVHAKGMIVDDEYVVLGSANINQRSLAGSKDTEIAMGAYQPHHSWGKKQQHPGGQVYGYRMSLWAEHLGMLEDCFQEPEAIECVRRVNEVAEDNWKRYTADNFITVNGHLLKYPIKVDADGKVGSLPDFECFPDLGGKIVGNPSPAIPDILTT, encoded by the exons ATGTctgaaccaaaaaaaataatattgcaTGGAGATTTAGACCTCCACATTATTGAAGCCCGTCATTTACCCAACTTCGACATAACTTCCGGTCATCTTAGCCGTTGCTTCACTTTCGGTGGCATCTGTGGCACCCCTCATGAAGAGCACCATTCAGATCACAACCCGAATAATAAACCTCACCACCGGAAAATCAATACGAGTGATCCATATGTGACAGTTTCAGCTCCACAAACCGCTCTAGCACGTACTCGTGTCATATCCAGCTCGCAATACCCATTTTGGGATGAGCACTTTAAGATCCCATTAGCTCATCCTATGTCCTTTTTGGAGTTTCGGGTTAAGGATGATGATCTTTTCGGGGCAGAAATTATGGGTAAAGTCAAGATTCCTGCAGAGACTATCGTCACCGGTGAAGATATATCCGGTTGGTTTCCCATTATCGGGTCTTCCGGGAAACCCGCTAAACCTGATACGGCTCTTCGGgttaaaatgaagttttttcCTTATGATAGAAACCCATTATACAAACGTGGGATTGCTTCTGATCCTCAGCATTTAG GTGTGAGAAATTCATATTTTCCAGTGAGAAAAGGGAGTTCAGTGAAACTATACCAAGATGCTCATGTAAGCAATGATGTGAAGTTCCCGGAGATTAAATTGGAAAATGGTACAGATTTTGAACACAATAAATGTTGGGAAGATATATGTTATGCTATTTCAGAGGCTCATCACTTGATTTATATTGTTGGGTGGTCTGTTTTTCATAAGATTAAGTTAATTAGAGAACCCACAAGGCCATTGCCACGTGGTGGTGATTTGACACTTGGTGAGTTGCTTAAATACAAGTCCCAAGAAGGTGTAAGAGTTCTGTTGTTAATTTGGGATGATAAAACTTCTCATGATAAGTTCTTCGTTAACACG GAAGGATTAATGGGAACTCACGATGAGGAGACCAAAAAGTTCTTTAAGCATTCAtctgtgatttgtgttttgtcACCACGTTACGCTAGCAGTAAGCTCAGCATTATGAAGCAACAG GTTGTTGGAACCATGTTCACGCATCACCAAAAGTGCATTCTTGTAGATACACAGGCTCCTGGTAATAATAGAAAAATTACAGCCTTCTTAGGAGGTCTTGATCTCTGTGATGGTCGCTATGATACACCTGAACATCGCTTATTCGGTGATCTTGACACTGTATTTAAAGATGATTGTCATCAGCCTAATTTTCCT CCAGGGACGAAGGCCCCAAGGGAACCATGGCATGATTTGCACTGTAGAATTGATGGACCTGCTGCATATGATGTACTTATAAATTTTGCTCAGCGATGGAGGAGAGCAACAAAGTGGAGGGAATTCTCTTTTCTTAAGAAAACAATGTCCCGTTGGAATGATGATGCAATGCTAAAAATTGAGCGTATCTCATGGATACTCAGCCCTGCTTTTGctgttttcaaagaaaggacTGAGATTCCAGAGGATGATCCCGAACTATATGTATCTAGGGAAGATCACCCTGAAAATTGGCATGTGCAG ATCTTTCGTTCCATTGATTCAGGTTCAGTGCAAGGTTTTCCCAAGAGTATTGGCATTGCTGAGGAACAG AACCTTATCAGTTCAAAAGATCTGGTAGTAGACAAAAGCATTGAGGCAGCATACATCCAGGCAATAAGATCTGCTCAGCATTtcatatatattgaaaatcAGTATTTTCTTGGCTCATCATACGCTTGGCCATCATACAAAGATGCAG GAGCTGATCATCTGGTACCAATGGAGTTAGCACTGAAAATTGCTAGTAAAATTAGATCCAAGGAACGGTTTTGTGTATACGTTGTTTTGCCCATGTGGCCCGAGGGGGATCCCAAGTCAACTACTATGCAAGAAATTCTATACTGGCAG AGCCAGACAATGCAGATGATGTATCAAGTTATTGCAAGGGAGCTCAAGTCAATGCAGCTTTTAGACTCACATCCACtagattatttaaatttttactGCCTTGGAAATCGTGAGGCGAATGCTCAATTTTCtagtgatgatgataag GTCTCGGATTCGTTTAAATTTCAGCGTTTCATGATATATGTGCATGCTAAAGGAATGATAgtagatgatgaatatgtcgtACTGGGTTCTGCCAACATAAATCAACGATCTTTAGCTGGGTCGAAGGACACCGAGATAGCTATGGGTGCCTATCAGCCGCATCACTCCTGGGGAAAGAAGCAGCAGCATCCAGGGGGACAG GTCTATGGATATAGAATGTCTCTGTGGGCCGAGCACCTTGGAATGTTAGAAGATTGTTTCCAAGAACCAGAAGCAATAGAATGTGTAAGGAGGGTGAATGAGGTTGCTGAAGATAACTGGAAAAGATACACAGCTGATAATTTCATTACAGTGAATGGGCATCTTCTCAAGTATCCCATAAAAGTGGATGCTGATGGCAAAGTAGGTTCCTTACCTGACTTTGAATGTTTTCCAGATCTTGGGGGTAAAATAGTAGGGAACCCTTCCCCTGCTATCCCAGATATTTTGACCACttga